A genome region from Solanum pennellii chromosome 12, SPENNV200 includes the following:
- the LOC107005573 gene encoding uncharacterized protein LOC107005573 isoform X2: protein MQCSEETIASLFYNISSSFLILLLFTYFTSSLLAKFFYFLGENPFFWRNQDAYEFSDDEEVEEEHEYYHNNNCEFVEEYHFIDNEFLGVEKEIEESCSNTDDDYEEESIYSSIMYSESIYSDDNEMEVKEILDDHYDPYSDSDPSGYSDSEINEVGPTLPLPRDMNTNVLTNIIDKDINHGNCYREMIEDKKVIEINLCTREENMFVNASSSKLENNKKIVQSVQDEEKDEHEIFGDSCTNGSTSKSSTEWRSSIKDSTTDDPFSSSSRRSCPKWESYTIFQKYDEEMLFFDRISAQKLHETETLRSIQACPRSISDKIVHKLFLNKKSRQHHNPYYELEAAYVAQVCLAWEALSWNYKYFQRLRASHNNNNNNKESKDDQGCPAYVAQHFQQFQVLLQRYVENEPYENGKRPEIYAKMRSLAPKLLQVPEYRDSVEEDKGADEDYCSRISSESFHEIMKEAIRTFMNFLKADKENRYQILMAAFFRRKRRGSPHATIFLLNKQNKKAKKIKGERFTKIRKVLEE, encoded by the exons atgcaatGTTCAGAAGAAACTATAGCTAGTTTGTTCTACAATATCTCTAGCTCTTTTCTAATTTTACTACTCTTCACCTATTTCACTTCCAGTTTGCTTGCCAAATTCTTCTATTTCCTTGGTGAAAATCCATTTTTCTGGAG gAATCAAGATGCATATGAATTTTCTGATGACGAAGAAGTGGAGGAAGAGCATGAGtattatcataataataattgtgaGTTTGTGGAAGAATATCATTTCATAGATAATGAATTTCTTGGTGTTGAGAAAGAGATAGAAGAAAGTTGTAGCAATACTGACGATGATTATGAAGAGGAGTCGATTTATAGCTCAATAATGTATTCAGAATCTATTTATAGTGATGATAATGAAATGgaagttaaagaaatattagatGATCATTATGATCCTTATTCTGATTCTGATCCTTCTGGTTATTCTGATTCTGAAATCAACGAAGTTGGGCCCACTTTACCTCTTCCTAGGGACATGAATACAAATGTATTAACGAATATCATTGACAAGGACATAAATCATG GAAATTGCTACAGGGAAATGATTGAAGACAAAAAAGTGATAGAGATTAATTTGTGTACTAGAGAGGAAAATATGTTTGTTAATGCATCATCATCAAAGTTAGAGAACAATAAGAAGATTGTGCAATCAGTGCAAGATGAAGAAAAGGATGAGCATGAAATATTTGGGGATTCTTGTACTAATGGCTCAACTTCTAAGAGCTCTACTGAATGGAGAAGTTCAATTAAAGATTCAACAACTGATGATCCATTTTCTTCATCATCAAGAAGAAGTTGCCCTAAATGGGAGTCTTACACaatctttcaaaaatatgatgaagagATGTTGTTTTTTGATAGAATTAGTGCACAAAAACTACATGAAACAG AAACATTAAGATCAATTCAAGCATGTCCAAGATCAATATCAGATAAGATTGTCCATAAATTATTCCTAAATAAGAAGTCAAGGCAGCATCATAACCCTTATTATGAACTAGAGGCTGCTTATGTAGCACAGGTATGTTTAGCATGGGAAGCTCTGAGTTGGAATTACAAGTACTTCCAACGACTACGAGCTTcccataacaataataataataataaggaatcaaaggacgaccaaggtTGTCCTGCTTATGTAGCACAACATTTCCAACAGTTTCAAGTTCTTTTACAAAGATACGTTGAGAATGAGCcatatgaaaatggaaagagaCCGGAAATTTATGCTAAAATGAGAAGTTTAGCTCCTAAATTGCTTCAAGTCCCAGAATATCGAG attCAGTGGAGGAGGATAAAGGGGCGGACGAAGATTATTGCTCAAGAATATCTTCAGAATCAtttcatgaaataatgaaaGAAGCAATCAGAACGTTTATGAATTTCCTAAAGGCAGACAAGGAGAATCGTTACCAAATATTAATGGCAGCTTTctttagaagaaaaagaagaggttCACCTCATGCTACCATCTTCTTgctaaacaaacaaaacaaaaaggcAA AAAAAATCAAAGGTGAAAGATTTACAAAGATCAGGAAAGTGCTTGAGGAATAA
- the LOC107005573 gene encoding uncharacterized protein LOC107005573 isoform X1: MQCSEETIASLFYNISSSFLILLLFTYFTSSLLAKFFYFLGENPFFWRNQDAYEFSDDEEVEEEHEYYHNNNCEFVEEYHFIDNEFLGVEKEIEESCSNTDDDYEEESIYSSIMYSESIYSDDNEMEVKEILDDHYDPYSDSDPSGYSDSEINEVGPTLPLPRDMNTNVLTNIIDKDINHGNCYREMIEDKKVIEINLCTREENMFVNASSSKLENNKKIVQSVQDEEKDEHEIFGDSCTNGSTSKSSTEWRSSIKDSTTDDPFSSSSRRSCPKWESYTIFQKYDEEMLFFDRISAQKLHETETLRSIQACPRSISDKIVHKLFLNKKSRQHHNPYYELEAAYVAQVCLAWEALSWNYKYFQRLRASHNNNNNNKESKDDQGCPAYVAQHFQQFQVLLQRYVENEPYENGKRPEIYAKMRSLAPKLLQVPEYRDSVEEDKGADEDYCSRISSESFHEIMKEAIRTFMNFLKADKENRYQILMAAFFRRKRRGSPHATIFLLNKQNKKKKSKVKDLQRSGKCLRNKRRLKEEEEMEILMSLIDLKLVSRVLRMRQVNEEQLRWCEDKMSKVKISDGKLQRDSSPLFFPAQ; this comes from the exons atgcaatGTTCAGAAGAAACTATAGCTAGTTTGTTCTACAATATCTCTAGCTCTTTTCTAATTTTACTACTCTTCACCTATTTCACTTCCAGTTTGCTTGCCAAATTCTTCTATTTCCTTGGTGAAAATCCATTTTTCTGGAG gAATCAAGATGCATATGAATTTTCTGATGACGAAGAAGTGGAGGAAGAGCATGAGtattatcataataataattgtgaGTTTGTGGAAGAATATCATTTCATAGATAATGAATTTCTTGGTGTTGAGAAAGAGATAGAAGAAAGTTGTAGCAATACTGACGATGATTATGAAGAGGAGTCGATTTATAGCTCAATAATGTATTCAGAATCTATTTATAGTGATGATAATGAAATGgaagttaaagaaatattagatGATCATTATGATCCTTATTCTGATTCTGATCCTTCTGGTTATTCTGATTCTGAAATCAACGAAGTTGGGCCCACTTTACCTCTTCCTAGGGACATGAATACAAATGTATTAACGAATATCATTGACAAGGACATAAATCATG GAAATTGCTACAGGGAAATGATTGAAGACAAAAAAGTGATAGAGATTAATTTGTGTACTAGAGAGGAAAATATGTTTGTTAATGCATCATCATCAAAGTTAGAGAACAATAAGAAGATTGTGCAATCAGTGCAAGATGAAGAAAAGGATGAGCATGAAATATTTGGGGATTCTTGTACTAATGGCTCAACTTCTAAGAGCTCTACTGAATGGAGAAGTTCAATTAAAGATTCAACAACTGATGATCCATTTTCTTCATCATCAAGAAGAAGTTGCCCTAAATGGGAGTCTTACACaatctttcaaaaatatgatgaagagATGTTGTTTTTTGATAGAATTAGTGCACAAAAACTACATGAAACAG AAACATTAAGATCAATTCAAGCATGTCCAAGATCAATATCAGATAAGATTGTCCATAAATTATTCCTAAATAAGAAGTCAAGGCAGCATCATAACCCTTATTATGAACTAGAGGCTGCTTATGTAGCACAGGTATGTTTAGCATGGGAAGCTCTGAGTTGGAATTACAAGTACTTCCAACGACTACGAGCTTcccataacaataataataataataaggaatcaaaggacgaccaaggtTGTCCTGCTTATGTAGCACAACATTTCCAACAGTTTCAAGTTCTTTTACAAAGATACGTTGAGAATGAGCcatatgaaaatggaaagagaCCGGAAATTTATGCTAAAATGAGAAGTTTAGCTCCTAAATTGCTTCAAGTCCCAGAATATCGAG attCAGTGGAGGAGGATAAAGGGGCGGACGAAGATTATTGCTCAAGAATATCTTCAGAATCAtttcatgaaataatgaaaGAAGCAATCAGAACGTTTATGAATTTCCTAAAGGCAGACAAGGAGAATCGTTACCAAATATTAATGGCAGCTTTctttagaagaaaaagaagaggttCACCTCATGCTACCATCTTCTTgctaaacaaacaaaacaaaaag AAAAAATCAAAGGTGAAAGATTTACAAAGATCAGGAAAGTGCTTGAGGAATAAAAGAAggttaaaagaagaagaagagatggaGATATTGATGTCATTAATAGACTTGAAATTAGTGTCAAGGGTATTGAGAATGAGGCAAGTAAATGAAGAACAATTGCGTTGGTGTGAAGACAAGATGAGCAAAGTAAAAATAAGTGATGGCAAATTACAAAGAGATTCTTCACCACTTTTCTTTCCAGCACAATAG
- the LOC107005573 gene encoding uncharacterized protein LOC107005573 isoform X3, giving the protein MYSESIYSDDNEMEVKEILDDHYDPYSDSDPSGYSDSEINEVGPTLPLPRDMNTNVLTNIIDKDINHGNCYREMIEDKKVIEINLCTREENMFVNASSSKLENNKKIVQSVQDEEKDEHEIFGDSCTNGSTSKSSTEWRSSIKDSTTDDPFSSSSRRSCPKWESYTIFQKYDEEMLFFDRISAQKLHETETLRSIQACPRSISDKIVHKLFLNKKSRQHHNPYYELEAAYVAQVCLAWEALSWNYKYFQRLRASHNNNNNNKESKDDQGCPAYVAQHFQQFQVLLQRYVENEPYENGKRPEIYAKMRSLAPKLLQVPEYRDSVEEDKGADEDYCSRISSESFHEIMKEAIRTFMNFLKADKENRYQILMAAFFRRKRRGSPHATIFLLNKQNKKKKSKVKDLQRSGKCLRNKRRLKEEEEMEILMSLIDLKLVSRVLRMRQVNEEQLRWCEDKMSKVKISDGKLQRDSSPLFFPAQ; this is encoded by the exons ATGTATTCAGAATCTATTTATAGTGATGATAATGAAATGgaagttaaagaaatattagatGATCATTATGATCCTTATTCTGATTCTGATCCTTCTGGTTATTCTGATTCTGAAATCAACGAAGTTGGGCCCACTTTACCTCTTCCTAGGGACATGAATACAAATGTATTAACGAATATCATTGACAAGGACATAAATCATG GAAATTGCTACAGGGAAATGATTGAAGACAAAAAAGTGATAGAGATTAATTTGTGTACTAGAGAGGAAAATATGTTTGTTAATGCATCATCATCAAAGTTAGAGAACAATAAGAAGATTGTGCAATCAGTGCAAGATGAAGAAAAGGATGAGCATGAAATATTTGGGGATTCTTGTACTAATGGCTCAACTTCTAAGAGCTCTACTGAATGGAGAAGTTCAATTAAAGATTCAACAACTGATGATCCATTTTCTTCATCATCAAGAAGAAGTTGCCCTAAATGGGAGTCTTACACaatctttcaaaaatatgatgaagagATGTTGTTTTTTGATAGAATTAGTGCACAAAAACTACATGAAACAG AAACATTAAGATCAATTCAAGCATGTCCAAGATCAATATCAGATAAGATTGTCCATAAATTATTCCTAAATAAGAAGTCAAGGCAGCATCATAACCCTTATTATGAACTAGAGGCTGCTTATGTAGCACAGGTATGTTTAGCATGGGAAGCTCTGAGTTGGAATTACAAGTACTTCCAACGACTACGAGCTTcccataacaataataataataataaggaatcaaaggacgaccaaggtTGTCCTGCTTATGTAGCACAACATTTCCAACAGTTTCAAGTTCTTTTACAAAGATACGTTGAGAATGAGCcatatgaaaatggaaagagaCCGGAAATTTATGCTAAAATGAGAAGTTTAGCTCCTAAATTGCTTCAAGTCCCAGAATATCGAG attCAGTGGAGGAGGATAAAGGGGCGGACGAAGATTATTGCTCAAGAATATCTTCAGAATCAtttcatgaaataatgaaaGAAGCAATCAGAACGTTTATGAATTTCCTAAAGGCAGACAAGGAGAATCGTTACCAAATATTAATGGCAGCTTTctttagaagaaaaagaagaggttCACCTCATGCTACCATCTTCTTgctaaacaaacaaaacaaaaag AAAAAATCAAAGGTGAAAGATTTACAAAGATCAGGAAAGTGCTTGAGGAATAAAAGAAggttaaaagaagaagaagagatggaGATATTGATGTCATTAATAGACTTGAAATTAGTGTCAAGGGTATTGAGAATGAGGCAAGTAAATGAAGAACAATTGCGTTGGTGTGAAGACAAGATGAGCAAAGTAAAAATAAGTGATGGCAAATTACAAAGAGATTCTTCACCACTTTTCTTTCCAGCACAATAG